In Aedes albopictus strain Foshan chromosome 3, AalbF5, whole genome shotgun sequence, the following are encoded in one genomic region:
- the LOC109417294 gene encoding myosin heavy chain, non-muscle-like, which translates to MAFPRYSQRDRFFRESRDRLERESEEEREYEEEELRGIHRRLQPGRVDKPRDNNNNNYYRNTNNSNNNNYNRNNNNYNHNNNNYYQNNNNYNHNNYNNNGYNQHNNNSDAVNNNKAAMEAEKYKELWEESEESKARLEKLFQRDIKELCEDRRDAANDMAAKEKKFVNKLKALEAKLSNEKILNKALSQEVTMLKMREEEHALSVAENKTAINSELESKESEVRKLKVQLESNKKNYENKLAELNFTIQEMKKRSVEDSDIAKELEEAKKKMNKDIEVLQRRIFELQATNDRLDKSKKNIQSELEDATIELETQRTRVLDLEKKQKNFDKVLAEEKAVNDQHAQERDAAEQEAREKETKVLSLTRKLDEAYEKIEDLETKRKALQNELESKFMEFEQKTLDLEKENHHMKTVIINLEQEKSDISSKFVKFERKILNLEMENHRMETIVNKLEQEKNNLSSKLMDSERNILDLEEENHRMKTVIIKLEQQKSDISKHLPESIDKSEKLLNEKDTLSTKVQELEENSKCFSS; encoded by the coding sequence ATGGCATTTCCTAGGTATTCCCAACGGGatagattcttccgagaatcgcgAGACAGACTCGAGAGAGAGTCTGAGGAAGAGAGAGAGTATGAGGAAGAGGAATTAAGAGGCATTCATAGGCGACTACAACCGGGTCGGGTTGATAAGCCACgagacaataacaacaacaactacTACCGGAACactaacaacagcaacaacaacaattacaaccgcaacaacaacaattacaaccacaacaacaacaattactaccagaacaacaacaattacaaccacAACAACTACAACAACAATGGTTATAACCAACATAACAACAATAGCGATGCTGTTAACAATAATAAGGCAGCAATGGAAGCAGAGAAATATaaggaattatgggaggaatcaGAAGAATCAAAAGCTCGATTAGAAAAACTGTTTCAACGTGACATAAAAGAACTTTGTGAAGATAGGCGGGATGCTGCTAACGATATGGCTGCAAAAGAAAAGAAATTTGTTAACAAGTTGAAAGCTTTGGAAGCTAAGCTGAGCAAtgagaaaatattgaataaagCATTAAGCCAGGAAGTCACGATGCTGAAGATGCGAGAGGAAGAGCATGCTTTATCGGTTGCTGAGAACAAAACGGCAATTAATTCCGAATTGGAAAGTAAAGAAAGTGAAGTACGCAAATTGAAGGTGCAACTCGAAAGCAATAAGAAGAACTACGAGAATAAGTTGGCCGAACTGAACTTCACCATCCAGGAAATGAAGAAGCGTTCCGTGGAAGATTCTGATATTGCGAAGGAACTGGAGGAAGCGAAGAAGAAGATGAACAAGGACATCGAAGTACTGCAGCGGCGAATCTTCGAACTGCAAGCCACCAACGATCGGCTGGACAAGAGCAAAAAGAATATCCAGTCGGAGCTGGAGGATGCCACCATCGAGCTGGAGACGCAGCGTACTAGGGTGCTAGACTTGGAAAAGAAGCAGAAgaacttcgacaaagttctcgccGAGGAGAAGGCCGTCAACGATCAGCATGCCCAGGAACGCGATGCCGCCGAGCAGGAAGCTCGCGAAAAGGAAACCAAGGTGTTGTCGTTGACGCGGAAGCTGGACGAAGCGTACGAGAAGATCGAGGACCTGGAAACGAAACGGAAAGCACTGCAGAACGAGTTGGAGTCGAAGTTTATGGAATTCGAGCAAAAGACTTTGGATTTGGAAAAGGAGAACCATCACATGAAAACGGTTATCATTAATTTAGAGCAagagaaaagtgacatttcttcgaagtttgtgAAATTCGAACGAAAGATTTTGAATCTAGAAATGGAGAACCATCGTATGGAGACGATTGTTAATAAACTTGAGCAAGAGAAGAATAACCTATCTTCGAAGTTAATGGATTCCGAGCGAAATATTTTGGATTTGGAAGAAGAAAACCATCGTATGAAAACTGTTATCATCAAGTTGGAGCAACAGAAGAGCGACATTAGTAAACACTTGCCAGAATCTATTGATAAATCGGAAAAGCTACTCAATGAAAAGGATACGTTGTCAACTAAAGTTCAAGAACTAGAAGaaaattcaaaatgtttcagTAGCTAG